The genomic interval AAGAATGTCGTTACATATATCTTTAGGAGCAACttgtaattcttaaaaaacttGTATGTTTGCCACATATGAGTTATCGTTGGAAATATTgtcatattaaatataacatcTTACATTGTTAGTACTTTCAGTACATTCATATGGCTTGTTAGTTTACTAAACAGTGGCCCCAGAATCATTGAAAGttgagttatttttaacttataaattaattatagaataaatattaataaataaatattagtaaacCTAATTACAATCATTATCGAGCTCAAAAGTTAAATCAAATAAggaataaagtaaatataattcgTTTTTCTTAtcttaaattgatttattcaCTTTGGCACATTTTAGTGTTCGGGAATTACAAATCACTAGATTTTTGATTTGActagataaattttaaatttaatcgtaTGGTAACAAATTTATCTGGCACCGCGTTTGTGAGCTGACTCATTCGTCGACTAACTCTAAAAACACTGAGAAGCTAAATACCACTTATAATAATACACGTACCCATTTTAACTTACTTATTGACAAGTGTTGAATCTAGCTTTTTGAgattattgttaaatttattacctaTCTACTGCCAGATATACGACAAATTCACTACTTTTGCTTACCCGTCTTCACCCGAAACGTTACATTTCCAAACAACACATCTGACTAACAATATGAAATAATGTGAATCCGTAACATCCTACAAATAAAgggaataaaaaatgtttagtgTCCACAGATTTCTATCGACGACGTGAATCAAAAAATGCTAAATACCGATAAATTTATCTTCACTTCCaaagaaattgtattttaaattattattatgttggtaCTTACCATTTGTGTTACCAACATAATAGTAACATTTTTGGTAACCAATGCATTGATAACATGACACTTACCAAGTTGTAACAACTTTAAGTTACTGTAGTATATCTTTCGCTACCAACGCAAATTCACGTAACTGTTGACCCGTCTGGTTTCACTTGCGACGTTTTGTTTGACTCAAACGCAATATTTTTTAGGAAAAGGCAAACAATGTCTTTGAGACACAGATAACAACGGAACaatagagatttaaataacaaaaagattTATCGACGTTTGGTTAAACCTGAACAATAACAAAAGCGACCACAGGGAAAAATGCTTTACGGATTTTTTTCCTTTCTTAACTTGAGCGGTATTGTCATTAGTTAAATAAGGATTTGAATCGTTGTACaggctttattttatatccaaACTGTGTTaacattcattaaaaaaaaacgtgttattcataaaattgtattcacaaacttttttctttctaagtCATGCACGACGCTCCCTTGCTAAAACCGACAAATCACATCCCCTCCTAACAACCTACTTACATAGCTCCAGCTTTCAGGGTCGACACTCTTAGgagaatatttacaataaatatattgtttccACCTTAATCTAGCTTTCCATTCATGCTctcaatattatttcaaacgtACCATTCAATCTTAAACAATTACCCTATGGTGTTTTAgaaaatctattattatttgcagtcatataaaaataacaacagaCCGTTTATTTTCTAGCAAATATCTACAATAAAAGTTCGGATGACCACGAATCTGTGAAAAGCCAGTGTTACTTAACTAGCCTTTAATGatatcattattaatattaaattggtGTGTTTCGGTGCGTGCAATAGCACTTTCCTACTTCCGATTAATAGACGTGAATGTGTTacttataagaaaattaattttagtagTCTGATACACGAACAATTCCATCCAAAAATTCCATCAAAGATACATGGCATAATTAGAGCCTTACTAAATGTAACCTCATATAGATTTCCATTTAGAGACGGAGCTAACATTTTGCAACCTTCAGCGAGCTTCCTTTTTCCTAACAAATTAGACCGCAATCCTTGTATGTTACTCTAAAATTATTACGTATCAACTAATCTACGCTAGCCAGTGTATGCATTTGACACAAACAGCTATACACACTCAATAACACTTATATAATATGGAGACGACTCACACAAaacaatttgaattatttcacTATAACCATCCCTGTTTTCCTATCTGCTCGCTGTGGATTCATAATATTACTGTtatctaagtaatttttatctaataaaCATTATCATGAGTTACTTTGACATATCAATTACGCGgctcgaaatatttttttttttattacgttaAATTGCTACAATACCCTACTAAATGGGTCGAAGTGAGGTAAAACGCTATGTTGCGCGAAGATGTTTGAAACAATCTTCATACGTactacaaaaaacaaaagtataatAAGAACGAGTAATGAGAGGTAACACTTAAGAgtaatcaaaatgaaatatctAATTTTGAATCTAATCTAGAGAAATAAATGTAAGATTACCTACATCGTTACAGACTAGGTCACAATCATCaacaatgatttattattacctaAAAGTGTTTGTGGTATAGTGCCAATAAGTGAGTAAAAGACTTACAATCAGTGAAAAATTGTGAGAATACAAACAAAGAGGAGAAATTGTGTACTAAATTTACCCTGTTCTCTAGGATTATTAGTTGAATTACAGTAATAAGTTACGCGTACGGAAAAAGCAGGCCATCTTGGTGCCTGTCAACAGGCACGTACAAATTAAGCGTCAGTGTGTCATTCAGTCGTTATTTTTGGGCAAGCAATCGTTTGTTTCTTACAATTATCAGAATTAATATGTTTTGAAGCAAAATTCGAAACTAGACAGCAAACATTTATGAATAGCACTAAAGTAATATCAGTTTGTAGCTATCGGAACTGTGTCATAACGCGCTGGCAGATTTGGCAcaccatttaaaaaatttaataaaacaagtcATCGAACTATCTAAGAATATcgactttataaaaaatgtaatttacaaTTGGCAGTCAATTGTGTTTCACAAATATATCTAGTCAAATAATATCACCGTCGCAACGTGACTATATCTATATTGGCATTATGataagtgttttgtttttcatattcCTGATGACTAGACTTATCAACCTATTAATATCTACAATCCCTTATAACTTCATTACATCTACAGGGAAATCATTACCATTCGTCAAATTATCGATATTGTCCTTATGGTTTTTACGCGAGTACGTAGTTTATCAAATACTTAAgtataattcaattattacATCACCGTTAATAAATACATCGACATGTGTCCGGCTCTCATTGAGGACGTTTGCacaaaactattataattatgttgatGTTAATCGACGTTTGGATTGAGTAGTACCACTTAacaatacttaaaaattacgaAATTGAGCTCGACTTTATTCGAAGTAAACCTTAAGTGTAAAATGTTACGTTATTATGCTACGTAACattctgtaaaataaatatttctatcgCAAGAAATAAATACCCCTATATATATTCTGTACAATGTTTGTGCGCTCGTGTCAAATAATTcctgaaaaagaaattgacGGAAACATACAAAACTGCGACCGCTTAAAGTATAAATGTTTACAGCGattctaattataaaaatagttgcAGTAGATCCGGCGTCAACACAAAACAGCTACGTTGAGGTTGTTCCGTTCTCGATTCCACTATTGACGGATAAGTCTCGAGTTAATGACAATGTTTCTATTACAAAAAGACGGTTTTGGGCGCATGCAACAATCACACGTCCCTTCGCGCACCAGGCGCTTGGCACCTCACTGATCACAACTGATTGTCCTCGCCTAACAATTCCCACTGGGAGCTTTATATAGATCATCCGTGCCACCACATGACGATTAGCTCCCAGAACGTCTTCGGCGGCGAGTGGCCGAAGACGTAGGACGAATTTCAGAGACTCGGGTCTCCCAAGGAGCCCATTTTGAGCAACTCTAATTTCTTTTTCGCAATCTTCGAGTAGAGAATGTCGATGGGCTTGCTGTTGTCATAGAAGGTTGGCGCTCTGAATATGATGAGGGCCGTCCCCAACACGCAGGCTATCGTGAAGGCGAACAGGAAGATTCTGTCCAATACCATAGCGACGTATTTCCAATCATCCTCCACctgaaaataaatgcaaaattaaTGACGTACTTGTGAATTTAAGAGTTCTTTATTGGGCTCTTGATAACGATGAAGATACTCTGAAATAAAAGCcaagataaaaatgtgaaGCAGGTATCGAAAATGAGATTTCCAATTATGACAGTTGTAACATCATCTTACGACGTAAGTATTTTAAGGAATAGCATTTgagtaatttgtttattttattagtacgTTATCAATGaacattaaaacattatttttgtctttatttctaTTCAATGTTTTGCTGTAAGATCTAAGaacattaaaattgatttctaATCAATAATGCTCATTAATATTTTCGGTGATATGGGTCACGACATATGTAAGTGCCAATGTTTACGATAACAAGGGTTTGTATTGTTAATCACACATCATCATAAAAAATCTGTGAACGTTCAGccgttattaaaattaaaataaacgttattttgcatttcttgaacgtggcctttcagtcttcttaagactgttggctctgtctacctcgcaagggatacagacgtgattaaacgtatgtatgttttcattattactattttaaacaaataaaatttttatcatgttttgatttttaataatgagTTTAGAAATGGTTTAATTTAAAGCAAAGAAGTACTTACGCTTTCAAACTTATCCTTATTCTTCACGTGTTGCGCAATAAACCTGGAGCCTTCTATAGTCTTTTCCATCTCTCTCACATAAGGTTTCTCCAGAGATGCGCTGCCGTCGTCTAAGTCCAAACGGCATGGCGACCCAGGGGGTGGGGAGAATAGTTCATCGTCGCCACCAGGAGGGGGTGGAGGGGAGGGCGGCATGCCTGGTAGCTCGTACTCCTCGCTTCCCCACTCCTTGAACTTTCCATCCATGTCATTCTCTCCGAACACGTCGGTAATAACCTGAAACGGATGTAagttttgaaatttcaaagatttttccTACTCTTATGTTGATTAGAACCCGTGATTTAAAAGGAGTAATTTTTATAGCTAATTCGTTGTCAAATGAGTGTTACTTAAATTTTGGACGAAGGACGATACTGATAAAGGCATTTCGATGGAGCTTTTTGTGCTTTAAACTTATTAGTGAATACTTGTATAATTGGAATCTTAGGTCAGAAACCTAGAGTTTTAGACTTCACATACTCCAGAAACGTTCTACATAGATTAGGTACCTAATATTAGATTAAAAACATACTGTAGTTAACGAGACAACCAAAAACTTTTCTCAGATAAAGCAGCCGCAATCGGATACACTGAACCAATAATCGGCGTGGGTGCTAAATACGAGGATGTGAATGGTATCATCGTGTGGAGAATCGAATACGAAATTCGAGAACTAGATACAGTCGAGTGCAATAATAGTCAGTGAATGGTTCGGGAAATGGCGAGAGATTAAAACGTCAGTTGGCGTTCCGCGGGGGCAGTGTATCGATGCGGCTTAAGCCGGCACACAATTAGGCCGGAGTAGATGTATGGAACATTGAGGAGAGAGAGGTAAAGCCAGTTTTAATGTTTGAGAATGATTAACTTTTGAATGTAGCTGAGGATCATGGGCGGTAATTAAGGCTGCAGTGCAGGTGGCCTGAATGACCGCCAAATTTCATAAGACGGCACCATAAATTTGATGTCTGAAAGATGCTTGGTGAAAAGATTTCAGTGGACGAAGGGTCTAtagatttcttttaattttataatttaccttctttataaatataaaaaaaaacaaagttaaaaattttactattaGTTCACTTCGCGAATAATGTAGACAGAGATCAAAATTGCGCTTTTTTAATGGCTTATATAGTATAACAATCGATTGTTctaagaatttaataaaaaacatcaaatttttacataacttTTTAAGAAGCCTAATTTCTATACTCTCCGCGTTTGCCATAAAGGTTTCGGTTTCGGGCGCGTCTACTGGCTCGTATATCGCGGATCCGTCCGCAGCCACCAGGGGAACATAAATAACGGAGCCACTCGCGCTCGTTAAGCCCGTCGACGTTCAGTAATAAAGGAAAATCGAAATGGAATGAAATTGGGCCGGAAGCGATATTTTCGCGATACACACAGACAACAATGGATTTAGAATAACGCTGAAAGGAACGCTTCCCAGAAGAGTCTCTTGGACAATTAAAATGGTTATTGTTGAGGGGTTCCACCGTAATTCTGTGTATTGAATCCGCTCCCTTGGAAACGTTTGAATGAAAGTGCGATGAGAAAAGgcgcttgtttttttttttcgtttaaaaGGGATTGCGACTAAGAACTTCATTTGTGAGTGTCcctattttacaaatttaattaagtgaactattgagatttatttggagagtaaaagtataattaattCTGTGATTAATTGACATAAGGATAGTTCATAATATTACTTctcaatttaaacaaatatcttaCCTCAGTTGGCTTATCATTATCCTCATCGTCGGGTGGCTTTTCTGGCCTTTGTATACACAATATTTTGGgtaaaaaatctataaagaCCTTTCGCACCCACGGGGCCATGTGGTGGGTGACTGGCGACCTAAAATTTACGTTAAGCACCACGATTGTGACAACTACTGATAATGTGACTAGCATCATTgtgaataacaaatattttcctaACAGCGGCACCGTCAGTGATGTAGGTGGGATGATTTCAGCTAACAGTAAGAAAAACACAGTCAACGACAGAAGAATTGAAATACATAGTGAGATTTTCTCTCCAGAATCTGATGGTAGGTAAAATACGAGGACCGATAGAAAGGAGATCCCAACACAAGGGATGATAAGGTTGACTGTGTAGAAAAGAGTCTTTCTCCTAAGAGTAAGATTGAAAATTATGTCAGGGTATGGTTCCTCGCAGCAAGAGTAGAACTTCTCGTTCCGAGTCGCTGGCACGCGCATGATATCCCACTCTACAGAGATGTAGTATTCCGAGAGATCGATCCCCATTCCTATTTTGTCTGAGTCTGGCGTTTGCTTCAAGTGTCTCAAATCCACctgtgaaagaaaataaatgaataagtttaatattttccgctagctataaataatctttGAAATGGccctaaaaatattaacaaccATGAGGTTACCAAAAGTTTAAGGCAAAAACAACTTAGAAATTATCGTCTATTGGATAAAGATATCCAAAGCAACCACTCATAAAAGTAGTTTAGGGAAAAAGCAACACAAAATCCTGCTCGCAGCCATTTACAGAATCAAAGCAAATGTTTATCGCTATCTCATACGCACATCTTACGTGTGaatagtatagataaacatagaACCCCTTTGAACCTTAACCCGAGCGATATAGGAAGCCCTAGTGAACATGGCTTTATTTATACTGAAGGAAACAGAAAAGCATTGATTTATGAGTTTCCTATCTTACATACGGCCGCGTCTTGTACGGCCTTCCGCTAAAATTTCTCGACTTTCGAAGTTTTTATCACCCCGTCTTTCATTGAATATCTTATTGTCCATATTATTTATAGGATCCCAACATATTTCAAGCGATAGATATTGGAAGGGGCTTTTGTATAGTGGAATTTCGATTGCATTCTTTTTAAGCTTTCTAGTGTATTCTTTACGTAAGATACATTCgttacaatatttgtttcaaCTTGAAAATCTCCACGTGACGTACTCTACGCTTAAGATATTTCGAAAAATTATCGTAGATTTATCAATATTGAATACCTAGATGACAATTATCACTTACTGACGTCTAACATCATTTGAAGTACTGAAGACGCGGCAGAACAAACTGCAAATAATAACAATgacggttgactggaagatttcccttcatgggataagtctgCCATTGCAAatgatttatacattttatatctatattccatttattgtaactatgcaataagtatatttattgatacaCACAAcacacaaacagacaaacaaacagacgatattataataattcatcgtaaaaaattaacaaaccGTGTAGCCATCGTAACTCCAAGAGCCGAACTTCATGAAGCAGGTCTGCTCATCGAAGGGGAAGTACTCGACATCGATCTCGCAGAACGACTTGTAGATCGCTGGTGGCTTCCACACCACCTTCCCGTCGTGGTGGAGGATCGCCTTCGTCATGATTGTCACCTCGTAGTTGCCGTCAGCACTGGTGGCAAAAAGTATCATTCTTTATTTCTACGTTTTGATTGCCCCGGGtgcgaatctcggccagggcctgatgagaaatgaactttttcatTGGATTGACTTGgatgattacatgtatgtatttatcgtTAATTATAGTATTTTTCAGTAACACTCGTaaaacaagtttcgaacttactctgacgctaactcaatctgtaatttatcccgtttatatattatttatttctttatcataaatttacaataatcaCATTTGTCCTAAAATTAAAACCTACTAATCTTCTCCAATTTGCGCTTTGCTAGTAAAATTTTGGTAGACAAAGATGAAAAAGAGTTGTCATAGAAGCGAACTCTTAcaaaaagtaagaaaattaGGCGGAATCTTATAGAAACAGGAAAATATAGATTTCGTAaagattttgtttctttttatccgACACGTAAATTATTCTAAAAAGACGAGTGTCCATAGTATAACGAACATTAACTTTACATTACGCTAGTAAATTTTGGACACAAAAGATCCATTTGACAAAAAGTAGTTTCAAAAGTGGAAGAGCTAGTTTGTAAACTAACGTAATGAAAATTGGTTACCGCAATGCGGCTCCAAAGGCCATGAATTTAGAATTAAACTATTCCAAAGACAATGCATCATTAGAACGTTCGGTTGCACCAAATTATTGCGCTACTGGAAAGACAATTACCTAAACAGACTTTGGACACAAATGTAAATGAATTACAGTTGTAATCTTCTTCGTAACTAAagttatgtaagtaaatttaacttttgtctataaagaatattaaagAGTTaggaatttttataatataatacaatcaatttttacaatattttatactgaaattgtctaagtaatttattatttcaaaaactattttttctaatcaaaatagttaattttttcCTTTCAACTTAGCATATTTTCATCAGTTGGTTCGATCTTAGAGATTCGATAGGACGTTTTTGGAAGTAAATTTAGAAAACGACGTACAAAAGTcactgaattttattattttatgtatttgaattttcattgTAATTATGAATACCAGAATTTGTCGTAAACCAAGCTTATCACAAATTATAATCCATTCTAATCTCTTCATtatgtggtcacgtctaaacTGCAGATTCAATTTTTATGCGACGAATGGAGAAAGTAAAACAAGGACTCCATTTCCAGCAGACGAATTCGCGAGTAATACCAAATGCAATTTAAAGTTTAGTTGTGTGTAAACTGCACGAACAGTTGAACAATTATCTGGACATAATCGTAAATCACATGTTCAGTCCGCCTCGTCCGGATTAGCGTGATGAAGTGCCATCAGGAGTCGCTGCTGGATTTGGtgacaatttaaatcaaaatttcgtaaaaaaacgACTGAGGGAATGGCATGTGATTCCTCGtataggcgattggctagcaatctgtaactatttgaatttcaaaaccatcattaagccatatagctgaacgtgccctttcagtaatttttaagactattgtctCTGTCTTGATTTGATTGAATCAGAATATGCTGGTccgatagtaaaaaaaaaatgtatatgtcACCTTCGCagattatcaaaataaatcaatgaaaaggcttataaatttgggattcttttttatactttggCCTAGCAAACTTCTTTACCAATCGATCATCCTCACTAGAATGTCGATCCACAATGCAACTTAGTTTTGAAAACTTGGGTTACATTCGCATATATAATATCAATAGGCATTGAGACAGTATTCTAATAagcatttttctatttaaaaaaacctgaATGAAATAATGCCTAATAGATTAGATAAATCAAGCCACatcatacaaaacaaattctGCGTAACCATTTAAAGGCGAGACGGTGACGTCTTCCGAAATTGTGACAAGACCTCTAAAAGCGTTGTCATAACCAACTTCGGAGTATTCTGAAAATTGTCTCATAAAATAGGTCACGCTCACTTCCATTAGGCTAACGCTCtgccattaaaaataaagttaacacGGAATATACCGCGGAGAGCTTTTAGGTACCAGGTGCATTAAAGTGTTACatctatgtttatatataaaaatattgccacCAAAGAATTACCCTATTTGCGTGGCGTGTGCCGAGTTAGCTGAATCATTGTGTACTTTCTAAACATTAGATTAGATCTgacataatgaaaatatacgcCGCCTgaaacatttcatttattgcTTAAGAGGAATGGTTCAATTCTTAAGAGGAATTCAGTCCtgtctttataattttcagagtattgaatttaattttcacgATAGATTACTATATTGATTCAATGTAAATAGCGATGgttcaaaaaataatcccGTTGGTAATGATTGATCTTAAGTTAAGGCTCTATTTATTCGACATTAACTATTTCAATTTTCCTTAGTAAATCAGTAATGCGGTTGCTAATACCTGATGGTACCTTtaatctatttaaattatctatttatttatttatataataatctatacattttcagatgtacatacatacatacatatagtcacgtctatgtagGGAACCTATttctatttatcattatttatataataattacctatatattaatataatttatagtatttaataatattttctaattacatattatttacaacttatatattaatttatatttacacatttacaaaatataatcgaCACGCAAAGCCGGGCGGCAAACTAATGCAAGGATAACGCATCATAGCTGTATAGCTACGAGTACCTACGATGCGCCGGACACGGCCGGCCGGCCGAGACTCCACTAGTTATGATTCACCTATGCACCGCAGACCTCACGTCGCTTGCCATTGTATCGCGTCTTACGTGAATCGCTTACTCGCTTGTTTTGTGTTTTGGAACTTTCTATCCCTGCTTCTCGTGTTTCGCTTGGACTATCTTTCTTTTCTCTGTGCTCcttctttatttctataaactgTACGTGTGTCCATTAAAGTGTATTTGCgtggatatagacgtttttATTCCGGCATACCCTCAGACCTCTACAactggtgaccccgacgtgattggaagcaaccttctccatcatcatcaactccaattctcagcatcactcctcactctgcaagcagtctcacagcaagccagcaactgggtatcgcagcaggtccatcgcagccgactcaccgagcttcctggtcctgtctccacccgcactcactctcatcgacttcagcgaccgacgcatctaTCGCAGCCCATgcctggatctcttcgacggccgctcttctctccagcgtggcagctctgcacgatttctcccggcgccaacaattcgacttcgctctctactgtctcgacttaccgcagactacgagcaacgcaacggctcactcctgactcactaggacttcgagcaacttccgactcactgaAAGAtaactggcacttgcaagctacaactgaagcacagattgcacagcaagatcaagacttcagacctccggtcttgggggggagtactgtggcgacatctctacgccactcgccacaacatcaaatcacacaacaactgtcaatcatctcgaagaaatcgacgcgcttagccaatagcagcgaagaacccaaatcgcgatttcagagatttcatggattggagctatatatacaacctccgacacaacatcgtcggagccgcggttccccaggcataacacctagcctggcggaagatcttccctttggtggcggtcgagccgaatcatcgctcccgctacaactGGTGACCCCTAAGGACACGGAATTTGGAGAAAATGTCGGATTCGGACAGCGACAACGTAACTGTACGTACCAATGCCAAGAAGCAAGATAAGACGGCGGCGTCGAAATTTGAGGACGCAGCAAGCACAGCGGCGCCTGTATTTCTACCCTCAGCGCCTGGCCATATGAAAATTCCTTCGTTTTGGCCCGAGAAACCTGCCATATGGTTCGCTCAAGTGGAAGGACAGTTTGCCATTATGAGGATAACTGACGACCGAACCAAATTCTACCACGTCCTTGCAACGCTTGATAGACAGTATGCAGCCGAAGTAGAGGATATTCTCACCGGTCCAGCTGACTACGCGCGCCTGAAGTCCGAGCTGATTAAGCGTTTGTCTGTGTCGCGCGAAAATAAGGTGAAGCAGCTACTGATGCACGAGCAGCTTGGCACACGCAAGCCGTCGCAGTTTCTCCGGCACCTGCAACATCTCGCTGGACCAGCCATACCTGACGATTTTTTGAAGACGATCTGGACTAGCAGGTTACCCACGGGATTGCAGCCGATCATCGCTTCGCAACCCTCGCTCTCTCTGGACGCTCTCGCGGAACTAGCCGATCGTGTGCACGACATAGCGACTCCGACACAGCAAGTAGCCGCCACGTCGTCGTCAGCACCTTCATCATCGATCGATCTCCT from Amyelois transitella isolate CPQ chromosome 16, ilAmyTran1.1, whole genome shotgun sequence carries:
- the LOC106143280 gene encoding acetylcholine receptor subunit alpha-like 1, with translation MVLALVVGLLCVWGRLSVANPEAKRLYDDLLSNYNRLIRPVGNNSDRLTVKMGLRLSQLIDVNLKNQIMTTNVWVEQEWNDYKLKWNPDDYGGVDTLHVPSEHIWLPDIVLYNNADGNYEVTIMTKAILHHDGKVVWKPPAIYKSFCEIDVEYFPFDEQTCFMKFGSWSYDGYTVDLRHLKQTPDSDKIGMGIDLSEYYISVEWDIMRVPATRNEKFYSCCEEPYPDIIFNLTLRRKTLFYTVNLIIPCVGISFLSVLVFYLPSDSGEKISLCISILLSLTVFFLLLAEIIPPTSLTVPLLGKYLLFTMMLVTLSVVVTIVVLNVNFRSPVTHHMAPWVRKVFIDFLPKILCIQRPEKPPDDEDNDKPTEVITDVFGENDMDGKFKEWGSEEYELPGMPPSPPPPPGGDDELFSPPPGSPCRLDLDDGSASLEKPYVREMEKTIEGSRFIAQHVKNKDKFESVEDDWKYVAMVLDRIFLFAFTIACVLGTALIIFRAPTFYDNSKPIDILYSKIAKKKLELLKMGSLGDPSL